Below is a window of Abyssisolibacter fermentans DNA.
CTTAACTTAATAATAAATCAGACATACTGTTCCAATAAAAATATATATTTTTAAAATCTATAAAGGAGGTAAGAACTAATTTTGTATAAAATTACACTGAATAATAATACTCAGTACTATATCAAACCCTATTATGAAGATCTTTATGTTATAAAATGCTACTATTATTATTGTGGTCATTGGTATACTACTTCAATAATGAAAAAAGATATTATCAAAATGTCCAGCATTGACAAACTTAAAAATAGAAAAATTTTGAAATGCTTGCCCGACAATACTAAAAATTATGATATATCTAAGTTTGTAGACTTAAAATTTTCACAAAAACAAAATAATATTGGAGGAAGTGAGTTGTTTACTATATCTAATAACAAAAGTATATATCAACAGAGCTCAGAAAATATTATGCAATCCAGTTATGGAACTGTTATAAAACCGCTATTTCCCGACACTAATGCATGTTGGTATTATTCAGGTTTTCCTAGTAAGCTAAATGTAGGAAAAAAAGAAGGTGATTTAATAGATTATATTCCTATTTGTTTCTATGCAACTAGAAACGGCAATGAAACTTTTATTTTACCAAAGCTTCCTGATAGAATTGGTTATATAAATACAAATAATGAATTTAGTGAATCACTTTCATGGAATGGTTCTTTTAAGAATGGACAATTAATGTTTACCTTATTACTATATAAAAATGATTCTTGTTGTAAAGGAAGTATTGTCACAAATAATAGTTATTGGTCTTTGATGACAGAATTTTCCAAAGTGAATCCTAACGTTGCAGCTTCAAAAACAATTACCGTAACAAGCGGTATACCTAAACAAGAAATCTATAATTTTGAAACGTCTATAGGATCAAGTACCTTGATAAAATCACAACTAAAAGACATAAATGAAATATCGAAAATATTAACAATTAATCTAAAGAAAACATTTAATGTTACCATAGAAATTTCCGAGCAGTCATCTACAACTGATACAGTAACATTCAAATCTAGACCTGTGCAAAACCGTATTGCGATATTTCAATTTTATGAATCATTTAGAATTAACCCTGCACAATCTCTTATGGAAAAAATTAGCGATTTAAATAATAAAAAATATAATTACTTAGCAAAGTTTTCAAAAGCTACATTTAGGCCATTAGAATTTCAATATAATACTAAATATTTTGCAAAAGCGTTTGTTTTAGAACCTAGTTAAAGTAAATTTTGTAATCTAAACGGTCTTTTGTAATTTAGTCAGTGCATTTTATAAAATTTTCAATACTATAAAACTGATTATATACGCAGCTGGAATTAATAGTACTTGAGAAAACAAAGTACCAATAATTCTACTAATAGTAATTGCCATTATGTTCATCCTAAATTCCGATTCACTAGTTTTACCTTCTATCACATCATCTGTCATGACAGATAAAAATGGATCAATAAAAATCACCATGACAACTGTAGCAAAACCAGTTATAACTGGTGTAAGAGTACTAGCTGTAGTTCTAAAGTCAGGATTTAATACACCTGCATATAACGAAGCTAACGTTCCTGTTGTCAATAATCCTACAGCAAAAATATTTAATATCATTATTTTAATTGTTTTAGGTTTTATTATTTTTATATATTTTATATTTGCTCTACTTGGTATACTTATACACCTTTTAAAATGCTTAACTCCAGATTTAGAAAAACTATGAAATATTAATTTAGGGATGGATCTATAAACATCAAATGTAAGTACAGCTTTACTAAACAACCTTTGAAATGTTGGTATTAAAAACATTCCAATAATAGAAGCAAATGTAGTAGCCACTAAAATCATCCTAAATATGTGGATTAAATCTGTATTCAAACCATATTTAATCGTATTTTCAACAGTCTTTGCGAGTAATGGTCCTTGCAAAGTATTTGCTGTTCTTGAAGCTAATGCTAAAACATTAAATAAAGCAAATGAAACTGCAATCTTACCAGTTCTTATTCCAACAATTCGCATAGAATAAGATACAGTGTTAATTAAATGAACAATGAAAGTAAAAGCAATTACTAATAAAATTTTTGAATCCATAAAGTTACTCCTTATAATACCTAGATTATTCATAGAAAATTATAAGCAGAAAAATAAAATCTATGATTTTATGTGAATCGCTTACTCCTAAGAAAAATGAGTAGGAGTTAATTATAGATTATAGATGTATCTCAGACTCATTACTTCGTCTGAGTAAGCGATTCACGCTAAATTAAAATTTATGTTCTCTGCACTATACAGCATATTATTTGGGTTATATAAATAATCAGGATAATTCTATTTTAATTCGTCATATTTTTCTCTAATTTTTTTAAAATCTTCCCATACGGGCCTTTTTTTATTATCATCTCTCAAAACTGCAGCTGGATGGTAAGTAGGCATAATATAAAATTTACCTTTATTAATCCACTGACCCCTATCTTTTGTTATGCGGAAATCAGGACTTATAATATTTCTTGCCGATACAGCTCCTAAACATACTATTATTTTAGGATTTATTAATTTAACCTGCCATCTTAGATATTCTATGCATGAGCTCATCTCTTCAGGTAACGGATTTCTATTACTTGGTGGTCTACATTTTACAATATTGGCTATATATATATCATTTCTATTTAAATTTATTGCAGCTAATATCTTATCTAAAAGATGTCCTGCTGCTCCTACAAATGGTTTCCCTTGTTTATCCTCATTATAACCAGGTCCTTCACCAATAAACATTATATCCGCATCTTTATTACCCTCTCCGAATACGATATTAGTTCTTGTTTCATGCAACCTACATTTCTTACATACTAAACAATAATTTTTCACTTCATTTAAATCATACATTTTTATCCCCCACAATTAGTCTATAATTATTATATTATATAAACTATGATTTTCAAAGGACATTAACCACAATAGGGCAAATCTAAATTCAAAATCTGCAATATTATTACTTATTATTTTAATGTATTAATCTTTTTTTCTCTCACTGTATCCATGCAATAAAACTTCTCTAATGTATATAAAATGGGATGTCTCAAAATATTTTTAAGGCATCCCATAATTTTAATCTCTATAAAATAAATTTACCTAACTAATGTTATAGTTGCTTTTGAATTCTTGATTACAACTAGGTATTGAAAATAATCTATAGTTACACCTTTTCATTATTTATACACCTCAATTATTCTCAAGTTTTTTATATAACAAATATGAGTATATTGTTAATGCTAATACTATAATTAATAAACTCCCCAAAGCAATATAAAAAGACATTTCATTATTAAATATTGCAGTTAAAATAAAGATTAATCCTGATATTATAAATCCATACCCACCTGCTTTATGAGTTTTCTTCCATACTTTTTCACTTGCAAGTGTCCAAGGAGTTTTGATACCGAATGTATAATTATGTCTTAATTGTCCCATATAATTTCCTAATATAATAAAGAGTAACCCAACTCCTATTTTTATATAACTAGAAATATTTAAATTATAATCTAAAGAAACACCAATAGTTAACCAATGAATGACAATAAAAAATAGTATCAAAGCATATATAAATATTCTATAAGCCTTTTTATGCTTCATATATGATTTCTTTTTCGGATCTATTTTTGGTATTATTATCATAAATACATAAAGTAATAACGGAAGACTTGCTGTAAAAAATACAAACTCTTTTGATTGATATTCATCTATAGCACCTTTTATATTCCAATGACTCGGTACTTCATTCGGAATATAACTATATACAAATGCAGTACAAACTATTGATAGTAAAATTAATATAATTAATATCTTATTCACTTTCATATTAACCCTCCTTAAAATTATTATTTCCATCATTTTTAAAATCCAAAAACCATTTAATTATATCTTGAAAAGCTGTTGTATTAAGAGAATAATAAATATTTTGTCCCTTTTTTTCCCATAAAACGAGTTCAGCATTTTTTAATATATTTAAATGATGACTGATTGATGGTTTGCTCATGTTAAAACCTTCAGCTATTTCACCCGCTGTTAAATCTTCATCGTGAAGCATTTCTAATATTTTTCTTCTAGTAGGATCTGAAAGCGCCTTAAAAGAATTATTCATATCTTACCTCCAAATTATTTACTAATGAGCTATAAATTTTTAATTGGTATATAAAAAATATATACATATTAAACAATTAAATAATTATCTAAATATTTAATATAATAGTACTATACTAGTGAACTGTTGTCAATATATATTTGTATATTTATGTATTTTTATCTTTGCTATATATCTTACTTGTAGACATTACTTTCTATGTATTCTATAATTAAGTTAGTATTAAACTCTGGAGGATAAAAAAATGAATGTTTTATTTAGCTTAATGATAGGAATAGGACTTAGTGCTGCTTGTGGCTTTAGGATATTTGTACCCTTATTAATTATGAGCATTGGTAGCATTAGTGGTCTTCTTGAATTATCATCAAATTTTGCCTGGATAGGAACATATACAGCACTTATTGTATTTTTAGCTGCAACCATTATAGAAATAACTGCATATTTTGTTCCTTGGTTAGACAATATATTAGATACTATTGCAACTCCTATAGCTATTTTAGCTGGTATAACCGTTATGGCGTCTTGTCTGCATGAATTGTCACCTTTACTAAAATGGTCTCTATCAGTAATTGCAGGTGGATCAATTTCTGGTGTTATACAAGTTAGCTCTACTGTAATAAGAGGAGTGTCTACAGGTATTACGGGAGGATTAGCAAATTTTATTGTAGCTGGAATAGAAATCATAGCTTCCATCGTAATATCTATTATCGCAATTATATTTCCAATAGTAGCATTTATTGTTGTACTTATTGTATTATTTATAATAGCATGTAAAAAGAAAAAGCTTATGCAAAAGCAGAGAACTCAAATCTAAGATTTTGTGTTAATAGCTTACTCCTAGAACCGAAAGTAAATAAAAGTTACAGATTGAAAATTAACAAAATAGATAATATCAAAGACGTGAAAGACAAAATTTTAGAAAGCAGAGTACAGAAATCTATGGTTTCTTGTAAATCGCTTACTCTTAGAAACGAAGTGAGTAGGAGTTAAAGATTAATGAAAAGAAAATAAAAATACTAGAAATATATTTAGAATTTTTAAAAAAACTTACAACAAAAGACTCCTAATAGGAGTCTTTTTTATCTATATGGTCGGGGTGGCAGGATTTGAACCCGCGGCCCTCTGGTCCCAAACCAGATGCGCTACCAAACTGCGCTACACCCCGTTACACATTTTTAATAGCTCCCGTAAAAATCAGAAGCTAACAATAATGGTGCCCAGAGGCGGAATCGAACCACCGACACGAGGATTTTCAGTCCTCTGCTCTACCGACTGAGCTATCTGGGCAATTATGGTGGGCCTTCAGGGACTCGAACCCCAGACCTACCGGTTATGAGCCGGGCGCTCTAACCAACTGAGCTAAAGGCCCCTATATGGTAGGACTAAGTGGACTCGAACCACCGACCTCACGCTTATCAGGCGTGCGCTCTAACCTGCTGAGCTATAGTCCTAAAATCTATATTTACCATAAAGGATTTAATTAAATGGTCGGGGTGGCAGGATTTGAACCCGCGGCCCTCTGGTCCCAAACCAGATGCGCTACCAAACTGCGCTACACCCCGTTAATATTGCTATGGCGGAGAAGGAGGGATTTGAACCCTCGCGCCCCGTAAAGGACCTACTCCCTTAGCAGGGGAGCCTCTTCAGCCACTTGAGTACTTCTCCA
It encodes the following:
- a CDS encoding lipid II flippase Amj family protein, whose amino-acid sequence is MDSKILLVIAFTFIVHLINTVSYSMRIVGIRTGKIAVSFALFNVLALASRTANTLQGPLLAKTVENTIKYGLNTDLIHIFRMILVATTFASIIGMFLIPTFQRLFSKAVLTFDVYRSIPKLIFHSFSKSGVKHFKRCISIPSRANIKYIKIIKPKTIKIMILNIFAVGLLTTGTLASLYAGVLNPDFRTTASTLTPVITGFATVVMVIFIDPFLSVMTDDVIEGKTSESEFRMNIMAITISRIIGTLFSQVLLIPAAYIISFIVLKIL
- a CDS encoding uracil-DNA glycosylase, whose translation is MYDLNEVKNYCLVCKKCRLHETRTNIVFGEGNKDADIMFIGEGPGYNEDKQGKPFVGAAGHLLDKILAAINLNRNDIYIANIVKCRPPSNRNPLPEEMSSCIEYLRWQVKLINPKIIVCLGAVSARNIISPDFRITKDRGQWINKGKFYIMPTYHPAAVLRDDNKKRPVWEDFKKIREKYDELK
- a CDS encoding SdpI family protein, which translates into the protein MKVNKILIILILLSIVCTAFVYSYIPNEVPSHWNIKGAIDEYQSKEFVFFTASLPLLLYVFMIIIPKIDPKKKSYMKHKKAYRIFIYALILFFIVIHWLTIGVSLDYNLNISSYIKIGVGLLFIILGNYMGQLRHNYTFGIKTPWTLASEKVWKKTHKAGGYGFIISGLIFILTAIFNNEMSFYIALGSLLIIVLALTIYSYLLYKKLENN
- a CDS encoding autorepressor SdpR family transcription factor, with the protein product MNNSFKALSDPTRRKILEMLHDEDLTAGEIAEGFNMSKPSISHHLNILKNAELVLWEKKGQNIYYSLNTTAFQDIIKWFLDFKNDGNNNFKEG
- a CDS encoding DUF4126 domain-containing protein, with product MNVLFSLMIGIGLSAACGFRIFVPLLIMSIGSISGLLELSSNFAWIGTYTALIVFLAATIIEITAYFVPWLDNILDTIATPIAILAGITVMASCLHELSPLLKWSLSVIAGGSISGVIQVSSTVIRGVSTGITGGLANFIVAGIEIIASIVISIIAIIFPIVAFIVVLIVLFIIACKKKKLMQKQRTQI